The following coding sequences are from one Candidatus Hydrogenedentota bacterium window:
- the waaF gene encoding lipopolysaccharide heptosyltransferase II has product MKISTLKRISNLMIPPEAVKSVLALAPNWLGDTAMCTPALRALRRQFSEAQLTVAANPSCRDLLEDLPWIDGLFPLLPKSSLLPLMSMGKQLNHAGSDLCVVFPHSFRSALLAWFVRSKNRIGYARDGRSPLLTKSLMPPMEDGHITPIYMVDEYLDLVRLVGCEDDGKGLELALNPSVHDTVSAALAGEGALIAIAPGAAFGPSKRWMPEAFAETADALAEQTGARIVLLTGPGEEKIRAEVIAHAKTSFLELPAGLPGIAALKSAIALADLLICNDSGPRHIAIAFHKPVICIMGPTSPLYTNGPYEKGKVIRLDIPCSPCQKPICPLGHHQCMRDISPAMVIEAALESLQVSQGIVS; this is encoded by the coding sequence ATGAAAATTTCAACCCTGAAACGGATCAGTAATTTGATGATTCCTCCCGAAGCAGTTAAATCGGTGCTGGCTCTTGCTCCTAATTGGCTGGGAGATACAGCCATGTGTACCCCGGCATTGCGCGCCTTGCGCAGGCAATTCTCGGAGGCGCAATTAACCGTAGCAGCCAATCCGTCCTGCCGTGATCTGCTCGAGGATCTGCCGTGGATTGACGGGCTTTTCCCCTTGTTGCCAAAATCCTCCCTCTTGCCGCTGATGAGCATGGGAAAACAATTAAACCACGCCGGAAGCGATCTCTGTGTCGTCTTTCCCCATTCCTTCCGATCTGCATTGCTGGCTTGGTTTGTCCGAAGCAAGAACCGCATCGGCTACGCCCGCGACGGGCGCTCCCCCTTGCTGACCAAAAGCTTGATGCCGCCCATGGAAGACGGTCATATCACGCCCATTTATATGGTAGATGAATACTTGGATCTGGTACGTTTGGTGGGTTGCGAAGATGACGGTAAAGGTCTGGAATTGGCACTAAATCCTTCTGTACACGATACCGTGTCGGCAGCGTTGGCAGGTGAGGGCGCGCTCATCGCTATTGCGCCCGGCGCGGCCTTCGGTCCGAGCAAACGCTGGATGCCTGAAGCTTTCGCTGAGACAGCCGACGCATTGGCGGAACAGACCGGTGCACGTATTGTTTTGTTAACCGGTCCCGGGGAAGAAAAAATTCGCGCAGAAGTGATCGCCCACGCCAAAACATCATTTTTAGAACTGCCGGCGGGGCTTCCGGGCATTGCAGCGCTCAAATCTGCCATTGCCCTTGCCGATCTGCTCATTTGCAATGACAGCGGGCCCAGACATATAGCAATCGCTTTCCATAAACCCGTCATCTGCATTATGGGGCCCACTTCCCCACTATATACCAACGGGCCCTACGAAAAAGGGAAAGTTATCCGTTTGGACATTCCATGCAGCCCCTGCCAGAAGCCGATTTGTCCGCTTGGACACCATCAGTGTATGCGCGATATTTCACCGGCAATGGTTATTGAGGCAGCCTTGGAATCGCTCCAAGTTTCACAAGGAATTGTTTCATGA